One Parasphingorhabdus cellanae genomic region harbors:
- a CDS encoding NADH-quinone oxidoreductase subunit J: MQIFAFYLFASIVIASGAFCIFARNPVHSVLWLILAFFNAAGLMLLVGAEFIAALLVIVYVGAVAVLFLFVVMMLDIDFAELRAGFMKNLPLGLLLALVLLAEIIFGVGAWTAGGMGEANAVVGPPAGGPSNIEALGALLYTKYIFLFEAAGMILLVAMVGAIVLTNRKRGGVRIQNIRDQVTRRPEDATRNEQPEVGKGVEL; this comes from the coding sequence ATGCAAATATTTGCTTTCTATCTATTCGCATCCATTGTCATCGCCAGCGGCGCGTTTTGCATTTTTGCGCGTAATCCTGTGCATAGTGTTTTATGGCTGATTTTGGCGTTTTTTAACGCGGCGGGCCTGATGTTGCTGGTTGGTGCCGAATTTATCGCTGCCCTCTTGGTCATAGTTTATGTTGGCGCAGTGGCGGTCTTGTTTCTGTTCGTCGTTATGATGCTAGACATCGACTTTGCGGAATTACGGGCCGGTTTCATGAAAAACCTACCTTTGGGACTGCTATTGGCTCTGGTCTTGCTCGCCGAGATTATTTTTGGAGTGGGTGCATGGACCGCTGGCGGTATGGGCGAAGCCAATGCGGTCGTAGGACCTCCAGCCGGCGGGCCTTCCAACATCGAAGCCTTGGGCGCTTTACTGTACACAAAATATATCTTTCTGTTTGAAGCCGCGGGGATGATCCTGCTGGTCGCCATGGTCGGTGCCATTGTTCTAACCAATCGCAAACGCGGCGGCGTCCGGATCCAGAACATCCGTGATCAGGTCACAAGGCGTCCAGAAGACGCAACACGCAACGAGCAGCCTGAAGTCGGCAAGGGGGTCGAACTATGA
- the nuoK gene encoding NADH-quinone oxidoreductase subunit NuoK, translating into MIGIEHYLVVSSILFVMGMLGIFLNRKNIIIILMAIELILLSVNLNLVAFSAFLGDMTGQIFAMFVLTVAAGEAAIGLAILVIYFRQRGTIAVDDVNRMKG; encoded by the coding sequence ATGATCGGCATAGAGCATTATCTGGTGGTCAGTTCCATCCTGTTCGTGATGGGCATGCTGGGCATTTTTCTGAACCGAAAAAATATCATCATCATCCTGATGGCGATTGAGCTGATCCTGCTCTCGGTGAATTTGAACCTGGTCGCTTTCAGTGCCTTTCTGGGCGATATGACCGGGCAGATTTTTGCAATGTTCGTTCTTACGGTTGCTGCGGGTGAGGCCGCTATCGGGCTTGCCATATTGGTTATCTATTTCCGTCAGCGCGGCACGATCGCCGTTGATGATGTCAACCGGATGAAGGGTTAG
- the nuoL gene encoding NADH-quinone oxidoreductase subunit L, with protein sequence MTSIHFIVFLPLLAAIVAGFGNRMIGNVPAKFITTAALFASCALSWPIFIDYIMLSRAAEVVPVLTWVQSGDLNFEWSLRVDALTAVMLVVVTTVSALVHLYSWGYMDEDPDQPRFFAYLSLFTFAMLMLVTADNLVQMFFGWEGVGLASYLLIGFWFKKPTASAAAIKAFVVNRVGDLGFMLGIFGTFLVFGTVSIPEILEAAPAMAGSTITFAGMRLDTMTILCLLLFIGAMGKSAQLGLHTWLPDAMEGPTPVSALIHAATMVTAGVFMVCRLSPMFETSDVALTVVTVVGAATAIFAATIGLVQTDIKRVIAYSTCSQLGYMFFAAGVGAYSAAMFHLFTHAFFKALLFLGAGSVIHAMHHEQDMRYYGGLRKEIPLTFWAMMAGTLAITGVGIVGLGGFAGFYSKDAIIEAAFASGTSAGQFAFAIGVLAALLTSFYSWRLMFLTFWGTPRWIQSEHIQHSVHKTPETAEDSTGGYHPHESPFSMLIPLGVLGFGAIAAGFLFHNQFIDATEGFRFWAGSLAFDRHLMHEIHEVPLWVKLASTVAMLIGLTTAYLMYFRGKDRPARLAATFQPVYNFFFNKWYFDELYDLIFVRPAFWFGRLFWKTGDEGTIDRFGPNGVAAVVASGAGVAKKFQTGYLYSYALIMLLGLAAAVTWLIVRGAN encoded by the coding sequence ATGACTTCTATTCATTTCATAGTTTTCCTGCCCTTGCTGGCAGCAATAGTCGCAGGCTTTGGCAATCGTATGATTGGCAATGTTCCGGCGAAATTTATTACGACCGCCGCGTTGTTCGCATCCTGCGCTCTGAGCTGGCCGATATTTATCGACTATATCATGTTGTCCCGCGCCGCCGAAGTGGTGCCGGTTCTGACATGGGTACAGTCGGGCGATCTCAACTTTGAATGGTCGCTGCGGGTTGATGCGCTGACCGCTGTGATGCTGGTTGTCGTGACCACGGTTTCGGCTCTGGTTCACTTGTATAGCTGGGGCTATATGGATGAAGACCCTGATCAACCGCGCTTTTTTGCCTATTTGTCGCTATTTACCTTCGCGATGTTGATGCTGGTGACAGCCGATAATCTGGTTCAGATGTTCTTCGGTTGGGAAGGGGTTGGCCTTGCGTCCTATCTGCTCATCGGCTTCTGGTTCAAGAAGCCGACGGCCAGCGCGGCGGCTATCAAAGCCTTTGTTGTGAACCGGGTCGGTGATCTTGGGTTCATGCTGGGCATATTCGGAACTTTTCTTGTGTTCGGCACTGTGTCTATTCCTGAAATTCTGGAAGCGGCACCAGCCATGGCAGGCTCGACAATCACGTTTGCCGGTATGCGGCTTGATACGATGACGATCCTCTGTTTGCTGCTGTTTATCGGAGCGATGGGCAAGTCGGCGCAATTGGGTCTACACACCTGGCTACCGGACGCGATGGAAGGGCCGACACCTGTTTCGGCACTGATCCATGCAGCGACGATGGTTACAGCAGGTGTCTTCATGGTTTGCCGTCTGTCACCAATGTTCGAAACCAGTGATGTGGCTTTGACAGTCGTTACCGTCGTTGGCGCCGCTACCGCAATTTTTGCAGCAACGATTGGCCTTGTGCAGACTGATATTAAGCGCGTGATTGCTTATTCCACCTGCTCACAGCTGGGCTATATGTTCTTCGCCGCAGGTGTTGGCGCCTATAGCGCCGCGATGTTCCATCTGTTCACCCACGCTTTCTTCAAAGCCCTTTTGTTCCTTGGCGCGGGCTCGGTAATTCACGCCATGCATCATGAGCAGGACATGCGTTATTACGGCGGCCTGCGGAAAGAAATTCCGCTGACTTTCTGGGCAATGATGGCAGGGACGCTGGCGATTACTGGCGTTGGCATTGTTGGACTTGGCGGGTTTGCCGGTTTTTATTCCAAGGATGCAATCATTGAGGCAGCCTTTGCGAGTGGCACCAGCGCTGGGCAATTCGCTTTTGCCATAGGTGTGCTGGCGGCTTTGTTGACCAGCTTCTACAGCTGGCGTCTGATGTTCTTGACCTTCTGGGGCACACCGCGCTGGATTCAATCCGAGCATATTCAGCACAGCGTTCACAAAACACCGGAAACGGCCGAAGACTCAACCGGCGGTTATCACCCTCATGAAAGTCCATTCTCTATGCTGATCCCGCTGGGCGTGCTTGGTTTTGGCGCGATCGCGGCAGGCTTTCTGTTCCACAACCAGTTTATCGATGCGACAGAAGGCTTCCGTTTCTGGGCTGGCAGTTTGGCGTTTGACCGTCATTTAATGCATGAAATTCATGAAGTACCGCTGTGGGTGAAACTGGCCTCGACTGTGGCCATGCTCATTGGTCTTACCACAGCATATCTGATGTACTTCCGTGGGAAAGATCGTCCAGCGCGTCTCGCCGCGACCTTCCAGCCGGTGTATAATTTCTTCTTCAACAAATGGTATTTTGACGAGCTTTATGACCTGATCTTTGTACGTCCAGCTTTCTGGTTTGGACGGCTGTTCTGGAAAACCGGCGATGAAGGCACGATTGATCGCTTCGGTCCCAATGGTGTCGCGGCGGTTGTGGCGAGCGGTGCAGGTGTCGCGAAGAAATTCCAAACCGGATATCTTTATAGCTATGCGCTGATCATGCTGCTCGGTTTGGCAGCTGCTGTGACCTGGCTTATCGTGCGGGGAGCGAACTGA
- a CDS encoding NADH-quinone oxidoreductase subunit M produces MNQLDFPILSLMMGLPMLAAIICLFVGAKAARWLALITTLVLFALGVVLWANYDIGGPQWQYVERVEMFGNFAWALGIDGISMMLIMLTVFLMPICIGASWESVKTRVGEYMAAFLFMEVLMIGVFAAQDIFLFYILFEAGLIPMYLIIGIWGGTNRIYASYKFFLYTLLGSVVMLIAMLWMVQDAGTSDIPTLLNYDFAPEAQTWLWLAFFASFAVKMPMWPVHTWLPDAHVQAPTAGSVILAGVLLKMGGYGFLRFSIPMFPEASEQFIWLIFGLSMVAVIYTSLVALVQQDMKKLIAYSSVAHMAIVTLGLFAFNRQGIEGAIIVMLSHGLVSGALFLCVGVIYDRLHTREIDRYGGLSINMPKYAVLFMLFTMASIGLPGTSGFVGEFLSLVGLYKVNSWVTLVATTGIILGAGYMLYLYRRVAFGELVHEDVKAMPDLSAREMALLAPIAAAVMWMGVYPESFMAPIRGDVGALVARIDRAAPEGDAHLKMGEAKAATKAHETETGHGESH; encoded by the coding sequence ATGAACCAGCTTGATTTCCCGATCCTGTCGCTGATGATGGGCCTACCGATGCTGGCCGCAATCATTTGTTTGTTTGTTGGCGCAAAGGCCGCACGCTGGCTCGCCTTGATTACGACATTGGTGTTATTTGCTCTAGGTGTGGTTTTGTGGGCTAATTACGACATTGGTGGTCCGCAATGGCAATATGTCGAGCGGGTAGAGATGTTCGGCAACTTTGCCTGGGCGCTGGGTATAGATGGCATTTCGATGATGCTGATCATGCTCACAGTGTTCCTGATGCCAATTTGTATCGGCGCGAGTTGGGAGAGCGTGAAGACACGTGTCGGAGAATATATGGCGGCCTTCCTGTTCATGGAAGTGCTGATGATCGGTGTGTTTGCGGCGCAGGATATCTTCCTGTTCTACATCCTCTTCGAAGCTGGCCTGATCCCGATGTACCTGATCATTGGTATCTGGGGCGGCACTAACCGGATTTACGCCAGTTACAAATTCTTCCTCTACACTTTGCTCGGCTCGGTTGTGATGTTGATCGCAATGCTGTGGATGGTGCAGGACGCGGGTACGAGCGATATTCCAACGCTGCTCAACTATGATTTCGCGCCTGAGGCCCAGACCTGGCTCTGGCTGGCCTTTTTCGCCAGCTTTGCGGTTAAAATGCCGATGTGGCCGGTCCATACCTGGCTGCCCGATGCGCACGTTCAGGCACCGACGGCAGGGTCCGTAATCCTGGCAGGTGTGCTGTTGAAAATGGGCGGTTATGGGTTCCTGCGTTTCTCCATCCCGATGTTCCCGGAAGCGTCAGAGCAATTTATCTGGTTGATCTTTGGACTGTCGATGGTCGCAGTAATCTACACATCCCTGGTTGCGTTGGTGCAGCAGGATATGAAGAAGCTGATCGCCTATTCGTCCGTTGCGCACATGGCGATTGTGACACTCGGGCTGTTCGCTTTTAACCGACAGGGTATTGAGGGCGCGATCATTGTTATGCTCAGCCACGGCTTGGTGTCCGGCGCGCTCTTCCTCTGCGTTGGCGTGATATATGATCGTCTGCACACCAGAGAAATTGACCGTTATGGCGGTCTTTCGATCAACATGCCGAAATATGCCGTCCTGTTCATGCTGTTCACAATGGCATCCATTGGCCTTCCCGGTACAAGTGGCTTCGTCGGCGAATTTCTCTCGCTAGTGGGCCTCTACAAGGTGAACAGCTGGGTCACATTGGTGGCGACGACCGGTATCATTCTCGGTGCCGGTTATATGCTCTATCTCTATCGCCGGGTCGCTTTTGGCGAGCTGGTCCATGAAGACGTTAAGGCGATGCCGGATTTATCCGCTCGTGAAATGGCATTGCTGGCGCCAATCGCTGCTGCCGTCATGTGGATGGGTGTCTATCCGGAAAGTTTCATGGCACCGATACGCGGAGATGTCGGGGCGCTCGTTGCCCGGATCGATCGTGCCGCGCCAGAGGGAGATGCACATTTGAAAATGGGTGAAGCTAAAGCGGCTACAAAGGCCCATGAGACCGAGACCGGTCACGGGGAGTCGCACTGA
- the nuoN gene encoding NADH-quinone oxidoreductase subunit NuoN, protein MDYRLSLIFTLPEIILTVSSLILLLVAAFGGVKSARLVTILSVVALFGASAYALEFLTNPSFEFGGDAFYGLYRMDGFGSFAKLLIYFAAIISLMVAPRFFKDSGAYRPEYPVLILFATIGMGLMVSAVDLMTLYIGLELNSLSAYVLASFIRNDVRSSEAGLKYFVLGALASGMLLFGMSLVYGFAGSTSFSVISDTLTGDLSTGPLIGVVLVLAGLAFKISAVPFHMWTPDVYEGAPTPVTAFFASAPKVAAIALTVRVIIDAFGSQTSTWQQIIVFVALASIVLGAVAAIGQQNIKRLLAYSSINNVGFLLIGLAAGTEQGVSAMLFYLVIYLAMTLGSFICVMEMRDADGKPLESLSSLAGLSQTRPGLAAAFAVFMFSLAGIPPLFGFWGKFLVFDAAVAAGMLPLAVIGIAASVIGAFYYIKVVKIIYFDDPAGEIVRTGHKTENSLIALMAIAVSPLGYLAIPLLAPVTATAAQALF, encoded by the coding sequence ATGGATTACAGACTTTCACTCATATTTACGCTGCCTGAGATCATCCTGACGGTCAGCAGTCTGATTTTGCTGCTGGTTGCGGCTTTTGGCGGCGTTAAATCGGCGCGTTTGGTTACAATCCTCTCCGTGGTGGCGCTATTTGGTGCGTCGGCCTATGCGTTGGAATTTCTGACAAACCCTTCCTTCGAATTTGGTGGGGACGCGTTTTACGGGCTTTATCGCATGGACGGGTTTGGAAGCTTTGCGAAACTGCTCATATATTTTGCTGCGATAATCTCGCTGATGGTCGCTCCGCGCTTTTTCAAAGATAGCGGTGCCTATCGCCCCGAATATCCCGTGCTGATCCTGTTCGCGACGATTGGTATGGGCCTGATGGTGTCGGCTGTTGACCTCATGACGCTGTATATCGGTCTCGAACTCAACAGCCTGTCCGCCTATGTTTTGGCAAGCTTTATTCGCAACGATGTCCGTTCTTCCGAGGCGGGCTTGAAATATTTCGTGCTCGGCGCTTTGGCGAGCGGCATGCTGCTCTTTGGCATGTCACTGGTATATGGGTTCGCAGGATCGACTAGCTTCTCGGTGATTAGCGATACGCTTACCGGCGATCTTTCAACCGGGCCGCTAATCGGCGTGGTTTTGGTCCTGGCTGGTCTGGCGTTTAAAATCAGCGCCGTACCATTTCATATGTGGACGCCGGATGTTTATGAAGGCGCGCCGACACCGGTTACGGCCTTTTTCGCCAGCGCACCCAAGGTTGCCGCAATAGCACTGACCGTTCGGGTGATAATCGATGCTTTTGGAAGCCAGACATCAACATGGCAGCAGATCATTGTCTTTGTGGCCTTGGCATCGATAGTACTTGGTGCGGTTGCGGCTATTGGCCAACAGAATATAAAGCGTCTGCTGGCCTATAGTTCGATCAACAATGTTGGTTTTCTGCTTATCGGCTTAGCCGCTGGCACCGAGCAAGGCGTTTCCGCGATGCTGTTCTACCTTGTTATCTATCTCGCGATGACGCTTGGTAGTTTTATCTGCGTGATGGAAATGCGGGATGCCGATGGGAAGCCACTGGAATCTCTGTCCAGTCTGGCAGGACTGTCACAAACCCGTCCTGGCCTGGCGGCTGCATTTGCGGTGTTCATGTTCTCGCTGGCTGGTATTCCGCCGCTTTTCGGTTTCTGGGGCAAGTTCCTTGTCTTTGATGCAGCCGTTGCTGCGGGCATGTTGCCGCTGGCCGTTATCGGCATTGCCGCCTCGGTAATTGGTGCTTTTTATTATATCAAGGTCGTCAAAATCATCTATTTCGATGATCCTGCTGGAGAAATTGTTCGGACCGGTCACAAGACCGAAAACAGCTTGATAGCGTTAATGGCAATAGCCGTCTCGCCGCTCGGCTATCTCGCCATTCCCTTGTTGGCACCGGTAACGGCCACAGCGGCTCAGGCTTTATTCTGA
- a CDS encoding biotin--[acetyl-CoA-carboxylase] ligase — protein MKARARDGAEEGLWLRAEKQSGGIGRLGRRWESPKGNLYCSTIVSCRHEYPAPSTLSFVTALAVHKAIGAHLSHKEIWLKWPNDILVSGLKICGILLERSGDAVIVGIGVNVAIAPEIDGRIVTSLHKEGSKSDLTAAAFLETLAQCFADMLDLWRVSGLEAILSAWQQRAHPLGTRLSTSGVNGERLDGEYAGLSDDGALRLRKPDGTLIEIHAGDVDVG, from the coding sequence ATGAAAGCGCGTGCCCGAGATGGTGCGGAAGAAGGGCTCTGGCTTCGCGCTGAAAAGCAAAGCGGCGGGATCGGGCGATTGGGCCGCAGATGGGAAAGTCCAAAAGGTAATCTTTATTGCAGCACAATAGTGAGCTGTCGTCATGAATATCCAGCCCCTTCAACTTTATCCTTTGTCACCGCTCTCGCAGTGCACAAAGCGATTGGTGCGCATCTTTCTCATAAGGAAATCTGGTTGAAATGGCCCAATGATATACTGGTTTCCGGCTTGAAAATCTGCGGTATCTTGTTGGAACGTTCGGGCGATGCGGTAATCGTCGGCATCGGCGTAAACGTGGCAATAGCGCCCGAAATTGACGGCCGTATTGTCACCAGCCTCCACAAAGAAGGAAGCAAGTCAGATCTGACGGCAGCAGCGTTTTTGGAGACTTTGGCACAATGTTTTGCCGATATGCTGGATTTATGGCGCGTATCGGGTCTTGAAGCGATTTTAAGCGCATGGCAGCAGCGAGCCCATCCACTGGGAACACGCTTGTCGACCAGCGGTGTGAATGGAGAGCGTCTGGACGGAGAATATGCAGGCCTTTCTGATGATGGCGCACTACGCTTGAGAAAGCCTGACGGAACGCTTATCGAGATACATGCCGGCGATGTCGATGTCGGATAG
- a CDS encoding type III pantothenate kinase, whose protein sequence is MLLAIDAGNTNVVFALFDGSEIKARWRIATDPRRTADEYVVWLRQLLELNDLGLNAVDAVIIGTVVPRALHNLTVLAEKYFGVTPLVAGRGDAEWGVALDVAQPDTVGADRVLNIIAAHETYKQDIVIIDFGTATTFDVADYDGAYKGGVIAPGINLSLDALVGKTAQLPRIALEAPDDDNVIGRTTESQMLIGIFWGYVGMIEGLVKRTKVQIGRPTKVIATGGLSVLFDEHTDVFDHLESDLTLRGLLILYQRATNT, encoded by the coding sequence ATGCTACTCGCTATAGATGCCGGCAATACCAATGTCGTATTTGCCCTCTTTGATGGCTCTGAAATCAAGGCCCGTTGGCGTATCGCGACCGATCCGCGCCGCACCGCCGACGAATATGTTGTGTGGCTGCGTCAGTTGTTGGAATTGAACGATCTGGGTTTAAATGCTGTAGATGCCGTGATTATCGGCACTGTGGTTCCGCGTGCCTTGCATAATTTGACTGTCTTAGCCGAGAAATATTTTGGTGTCACACCCTTGGTGGCTGGTCGCGGAGACGCGGAATGGGGCGTTGCGCTGGATGTAGCGCAACCGGATACGGTTGGTGCGGACCGGGTGTTGAACATCATTGCAGCGCATGAAACCTACAAGCAGGATATCGTAATTATCGATTTCGGTACGGCTACAACTTTTGATGTCGCAGACTATGACGGTGCTTATAAAGGTGGTGTCATCGCGCCAGGCATCAATCTGTCGCTTGATGCGTTGGTCGGCAAAACTGCGCAATTGCCGCGTATTGCGCTAGAGGCACCTGATGATGACAATGTCATTGGACGCACGACCGAAAGCCAAATGTTGATTGGTATCTTCTGGGGCTATGTCGGGATGATTGAGGGACTCGTCAAACGCACCAAAGTACAAATAGGCCGGCCCACCAAAGTTATCGCAACCGGCGGACTTTCCGTGCTATTTGATGAACATACGGACGTATTTGATCATCTTGAGTCTGACCTTACCCTGCGCGGATTGTTAATCCTCTACCAGAGAGCAACCAACACCTAA
- a CDS encoding ribonuclease J codes for MKPKNELLFLALGGSAEIGMNVNLYGCDGKWVMVDLGMTFADPGYPGIDLILPDLEFIEKQSKNLLGIVLTHGHEDHIGAIPYFADELDVPLYATPFTAGLIRRKLEEAGLENDVELNIIPNEGSFDLGPFGFRYLPIAHSIAEGNALLIDTPYGKIFHTGDWKLDAEPMLGVPSTPEQLTAVGDEGVLAMVCDSTNVFNDAASGSEGDVYRNLIRVVEGLDNRVLVTTFASNAARLQTLGEVAKHSGRQLCVAGRSLDRMIENSRENGYLKDFPPTVSFDDAMNIPRDEIMIIATGGQGEARAALGRIAGDTHKIKLTEGDHVLFSSKQIPGNEIAIGRIQNQLAAKGVVMITDRQEHIHVSGHPGRPELAEMYKWIRPEILVPVHGEIRHMKEQARFAEEQGVPQTVFQQNGDVVRLAPDGPKILRQERTGRLVVDGDVIIPADGKTLNERRKIAYNGMISVAIGLDAKGKISGQPSLRLSGVPLEEDEEDFLDEICDKIAKNFKKPVGDINRFSEEVRLMVRRSATEWTGKKPIVAVLVVEA; via the coding sequence ATAAAACCGAAAAACGAACTTCTCTTCCTGGCTCTTGGCGGGTCAGCGGAGATAGGCATGAACGTCAATCTATATGGTTGCGATGGCAAATGGGTCATGGTCGACCTCGGTATGACTTTTGCGGATCCAGGCTATCCTGGTATTGACCTGATTTTGCCTGATCTCGAGTTTATTGAGAAACAATCGAAAAATCTGTTGGGTATCGTGCTCACCCACGGCCATGAAGACCATATCGGCGCGATTCCCTATTTTGCTGATGAATTGGATGTTCCGCTTTATGCAACGCCATTTACAGCCGGACTCATAAGACGGAAATTGGAAGAAGCGGGCTTGGAAAATGATGTGGAGCTAAACATCATCCCGAATGAAGGCAGCTTTGACTTAGGACCCTTCGGCTTTCGCTATTTGCCAATTGCGCACAGCATTGCAGAGGGCAATGCGCTGTTGATTGACACGCCTTATGGCAAGATATTTCATACTGGCGACTGGAAGCTGGATGCCGAACCGATGTTGGGCGTACCGTCGACACCCGAGCAGCTCACAGCAGTCGGTGATGAGGGTGTATTGGCAATGGTTTGTGATTCCACCAATGTTTTTAACGATGCGGCATCGGGTTCGGAAGGCGATGTATATCGCAACTTGATACGCGTGGTCGAAGGCCTTGATAACAGGGTATTGGTGACGACATTTGCCTCTAATGCGGCGCGGCTTCAAACGCTGGGTGAAGTCGCGAAACATTCCGGGCGACAGTTATGTGTAGCGGGACGATCGCTTGATCGCATGATCGAAAATTCGCGCGAAAATGGTTATCTGAAAGACTTTCCGCCGACTGTTAGCTTTGATGATGCGATGAATATTCCGCGCGATGAGATCATGATTATCGCAACTGGCGGACAGGGAGAGGCAAGGGCCGCATTGGGACGTATTGCTGGCGATACCCACAAAATTAAATTGACTGAAGGTGATCATGTCTTGTTCTCTTCAAAACAGATACCGGGCAATGAGATCGCGATTGGTCGCATCCAGAATCAACTAGCTGCAAAGGGAGTTGTGATGATCACCGACAGACAAGAGCATATCCATGTATCGGGTCATCCTGGTCGTCCGGAATTGGCAGAAATGTACAAATGGATTCGTCCAGAGATATTGGTGCCAGTCCATGGTGAAATTCGGCACATGAAAGAGCAAGCGCGTTTTGCGGAGGAGCAAGGCGTACCCCAGACAGTCTTCCAGCAAAATGGCGATGTTGTTCGCTTGGCACCAGATGGGCCTAAGATTTTGCGTCAGGAGCGGACGGGGCGGCTTGTTGTCGACGGCGATGTGATCATTCCAGCTGACGGCAAAACGCTCAATGAACGAAGGAAAATTGCCTATAATGGTATGATTTCCGTGGCGATAGGTCTTGATGCCAAAGGCAAAATATCGGGGCAGCCCTCGCTCCGGCTGTCCGGTGTTCCGCTAGAGGAAGACGAGGAAGATTTTCTCGACGAGATTTGCGACAAGATTGCGAAGAATTTCAAAAAGCCGGTTGGTGATATCAACAGGTTTTCGGAAGAGGTTCGTTTGATGGTCCGGCGCAGCGCGACCGAATGGACGGGAAAGAAACCGATTGTGGCGGTGTTGGTGGTAGAGGCCTGA
- a CDS encoding DUF1467 family protein yields MDWTSILAIYVLFWVISAFIILPFGIRNHAETGVDMVQGQADGAPVNFRPGRVLLYTTLLATLAFVLFYFNYTNQWITVEDIDFFGSIERLAD; encoded by the coding sequence ATGGATTGGACATCAATTCTTGCCATCTACGTGCTGTTTTGGGTGATTTCCGCCTTTATAATATTGCCTTTTGGCATACGCAACCATGCGGAAACAGGTGTTGATATGGTCCAGGGACAAGCCGACGGTGCGCCGGTAAATTTCAGACCGGGCCGCGTGCTGTTGTATACAACGTTGCTGGCAACGCTTGCATTTGTGCTATTCTATTTCAATTATACGAACCAGTGGATTACGGTCGAGGATATCGACTTCTTCGGTAGCATCGAACGTCTGGCTGATTAA
- a CDS encoding Hpt domain-containing protein, whose protein sequence is MSFDYGALDAALAAAVGDDQSLIAELRTAFLDSAKRQVDLLHRARCDANWQYAAWRLKGLAASFGATQVLILAEEAATAAPGEPTVLRRLEQAIAAIENHRD, encoded by the coding sequence ATGTCATTTGATTACGGAGCGCTCGACGCGGCATTGGCCGCAGCAGTAGGTGACGATCAGTCGCTTATCGCCGAGCTACGCACAGCCTTTCTGGATAGCGCGAAACGGCAAGTTGATTTGCTGCATAGGGCGCGTTGTGATGCCAATTGGCAATATGCAGCCTGGCGTTTGAAAGGTCTGGCGGCCAGTTTTGGGGCGACGCAGGTTCTTATATTGGCCGAAGAGGCCGCGACAGCTGCGCCAGGTGAACCAACAGTGTTGAGAAGGCTCGAACAAGCTATCGCGGCGATTGAAAATCATCGCGACTAA